From Micromonospora echinospora:
GTCGACTCCGGCGGCGGCCAGCTCACCGGCGAGCACCACGCTGTCCTCGATGCTCCAGCCGCCGTCGGTCCAGTCGGTGGCGGAGATCCGGGTCAGCACCGGCACGGACTCGCCGACGGCGGCGCGTACCGCGCGGGCCACCTCCAGCGTGAGCCGCATCCGGGCGGCCCGGTCGCCGCCGTAGCCGTCGGTGCGCCGGTTGGTCAGCGGGGACAGGAACTCGTGCAGCAGGTAGCCGTGCGCGGCGTGGATCTCGACGGCGGCGAACCCGGCGTCGAGCGCCCGTCCGGCGGCGGTGGCGAAGGCGTCCACCACGGCAGCGATGCCCGCCTCCTCGAGCGCGGTGGGCGTGCGGTAGTCCGGCACGAACGGCTCGTCACCCGGGCCGACCGGGGTCCAGCCGCCCTCGGCGTCCGGCACGCCGCCACGCGCCGGCGCCCACGGCCGGTACGTGGACGCCTTGAACCCGGCGTGCGCGAGCTGCACGGCCGGGACCGCGCCCTGGGCGGCGACGAACGCGGTGACCGGCCGCCACGCGTCGACGTGCGCGCCGGACCAGAGGCCGGTGTCCTGCGGGCTGATCCGGCCCTCGGGCACCACCGCGGTCGCCTCGGTCAGCACCAGCCCGGCCCCGCCGACCGCCCGGGAACCCAGGTGTACGCGGTGCCAGTCGGTGGGCAGGCCGTCCGGTCCGGCGCTGTACTGGCACATCGGCGCCAGCGCGATCCGGTTGGGCAGTGTGACGCCGCGCAGGGCGAGCGGGGTGAACAGGGCGCTCATTCTCGGATCCTCCGGTCATGGCTTCGGGTGCGCCCCCGGTTCGGAAGACGCACCCGAAGAAGTGTCGATCAGGCGGGTACGGGGTCGAGCCGCCCGGTCTCGGCCGGCTCGATCAGGTCGCGCTTGCCGGCCGAGTCGTACGCGGCCCGGTCGAGCGTGCCCTCCCGGGCGGCGACGATGGTCGGCACCACGGCCTGCCCGGCCACGTTGGTGGCGGTACGGATCATGTCCAGGATCGGGTCGATGGCCAGCAGCAGGCCGGCCCCGGCCAGCGGCAGGCCCAGCGTGCTCAGGGTCAGCGTGAGCATGACGATCGCGCCGGTCAGGCCTGCGGTCGCGGCCGAGCCGACCACCGAGACGAACGCGATCAGCAGGTAGTCGGTGACGCCCAGGTTCACGCCGAACACCTGCGCCACGAAGATCGCGGCGAGCGCCGGGTAGATGGCGGCGCAGCCGTCCATCTTCGTGGTGGCGCCGAACGGCACCGCGAAGGAGGCGTACTCGCGGGGGACGCCGAGGCGCTCCACCGAACGCTGGGTCACCGGCATGGTGCCCACCGAGGAGCGGGAGACGAACGCCAGCTCGATGGCGGGCCAGGCGCCGGCGAAGAAGCGCAGCGGGTTGAGCTTGCCGGCCACCGCCAGCAGCACCGGGTAGACCACGAACAGCACCAGCGCGCAGCCGACGTAGACGGCGGTGGTGAACTTCGCGAGCGGTGCCAGCAGGTCCCAGCCGTACGAGGCGACGGCGTTGCCGATCAGGCCCAGCGTGCCGATCGGGGCGAGGCGGATGACCCACCAGAGCGCCTTCTGCACGATCGACAGCAGCGAGCGGTTGAGCGCCACGAACGGCTCGGCCGGGTCGCCGACGAGCAGCGCGGCGGCGCCCACCACCAGGGCGAGGAAGACGATCTGCAGGACGTTGCCCTCGACGAACGCGCCGACCGGGTTGGTCGGGACGATGCCGGTGAGGAAGTCGATCCAGGAGCCGGTGGTCTTCGGCGCGGTCGCGCCGGCCGGGTCCAGGTTGACGCCGCGGCCCGGGTCGGTGAGCAGGCCGAGGCCGATGCCGATGCTCACCGCGATGAGCGCGGTGACGGCGAACCAGAGCAGCGTCTTGACGGCGAGCCGGGCGGCGTTCGCGACGCCCCGCAGGCTGACCACGCTGACCACGATGGCGGTGAAGACCAGCGGCGGCACGGCGAGCTTCAGCAGTTGGACGAAGAGGCCGCCGACGGTGTCGAGCGTGCTGGTCAGCCAGGTGAGGTCGGCGGCGCGGGCGAGGAAACCGAGCGCGACACCGAGCACGAGGCCCAGCAGGATCTGGACGGAGAAGGGAATTCTGCGCAGGGCGGAAGCCATGAGGACGGGTCCAAGGTCTGGAAGGGGGTAGGCGGGCGTCGGGGCGTGGAGCTACGCCGGACAGACGCCGCTGGCCTGCCGTCGGAGATCGACGTACAGGCGCTCGGTGAGGCACCAGACATTGGTCATCGTCGGGACACGTTACTCCCGGCCCGCGCCGGAATGGAAGGACCGTCGGCCGTGAAGCTCCTTACAGCCAGATAGCCGGCGGTGACCAGCCCCCAGACGGCGGCCACGGCGAGCAGCACCCGCTCCGACAGCCCGAGCAGCGCGCCACGGCCGACCAGCAGCAGGGCCAGCGCGACCACGCCGGCCACCGGCAGCGCCAGCGCCGCGCCGTACGCGGCGATCCGCCGCAGTCCCCGGTCCGCCGCCGGGGCGAACAGCAGCGCCAGCATGGCCAGGACCACCGCGCCGGCCCCCACGATGCTGGCGCCGCCGTGCACCAGGTCGGCCACCGTGGCCGCCTCGAACGGCGGCAGCGGACACCCCTCGCTGCACGTCACCGCGCCGGAGACCACCGTGGCCACCGCGCCGACGCCGAGCAGGCCGGACGCCGCGCGCAACCCCGCCGGCAGCGCCCCGGCGAGCAGCAGCAACGCCGCCGCCACCGAGAAGATCCCGATCTGGTACGCCGCCGCGTACCCGCTGTCCGTGATGCCCGATTCGCTCACGTACCCGGCCAGGCCCGGACCCGGACCGGCGACCACCGCGACCGTCACCGCGCCGACGCCGGCCGCCAGGCAGACGGCGGCGAACGCGGCGGCGATCCGGCGTGGGGTGCCCTCAGTCCCGTCCATGCGGGGTGGTCCAGCCGGACAGGTCGGGGCCGAGCGGCACGATCCGGGTCGGGTTGATCATGTCGTGCGTGGCGTAGTAGTGCCGTTTGATGTGGTCGAAGTCCACCGTCTCGCCGAAGCCCGGCGTCTGGAACAGATCCCGCGCGTACGCCCAGAGCACCGGCATCTCGGTGAGCTTGCTCTGGTTGCACTTGAAGTGCCCGTGGTACGCCACGTCGAAGCGCACCAGCGTGGTGAACAGCCGCACGTCCGCCTCGGTGATCGCGTCACCCATCAGGTAGCGCCGCCCCGCCAGCCGCTCGCTCAGCGCGTCGAGGCGGGCGAACAGCGTGGTGAACGCCTCGTCGTACGCCTCCTGGGAGGTGGCGAACCCGCACCGGTAGACGCCGTTGTTGACGTCCCGGTGGATCTCCGCCATCAGCGCGTCCATCTCCGGGCGTAGCTCGACCGGGTACAGATCCGGCGCGTCCGGCGCGTGCAACCGCCGCCACTCGGTCGAGAAGTCGAGCGTGAGCTGCGGATAGTCGTTCGTCACCACCCGGCCGGTGAGCGTGTCCACGAGCGCCGGCACCGTCACCCGGCCGGTGTAGTCCGGATCGGTGGACAGGTACGCCTCGGAGAGGAAGCCGATGCCGAGCACCGGGTCGAAGCCGTCCGGGTCGAGCGCGAAGCGCCAGCCCCGCTCGTCCCGGATCGGGTCGACGGTGCCCAGCGAGATCACCTCGTCCAGCCCGAGCAGGCCGCGCACGATCCGGGCCCGGTGCGCCCACGGGCAGGCCCGGCACCAGATCAGCCGGTAGCGGCCCGCCTCCAGCGGCCAGCGCCCCTGCTCGTCCGGGCCGCCGCCCTCCGGTGATGTGGAGTGCGGGGTGACCCGGCCGGTGAACCGGTTGGGCTGGCGGACGAACGCGCCGCCGCCGCTGGTCTCTGCGCTGAACTGGGGCCCGGACATGCGGCAAACCTATCCGCTCCGGTCACGGATATCCTGGCGCCGGGTACCCCCGCGACCCGCCGACCGACCCCTTCCCACCCCCGAAGGACGTACGCGCGATGACAGTGGCCTACCTCGTTGCCGGAGTCCGCACCCCGATCGGCCGGTACGCCGGCGCCCTGGCCGGGGTCCGCCCCGACGACCTGGCCGCGCACGTCGTCCGCGAGCTGGTGGCGCGCCACCAGTCGGTCGACTGGGCGCGTACCGACGACGTGATCCTGGGCTGCGCCAACCAGGCCGGCGAGGACAACCGCAACGTGGCCCGGATGGCCGCGCTGCTCGCCGGGCTGCCGGAGGAGGTGCCGGGCAGCACCGTCAACCGGCTCTGCGGCTCCGGTCTGGACGCGCTCGCCTCCGCCGCCCGCACGATCACCGCCGGGGAGGCCGACCTGGTGGTGGCCGGCGGCGTGGAGAGCATGAGCCGGGCGCCGTTCGTCATGCCGAAGGCGGCCACGCCGTACGCCCGCACCGCCGAGGTGTACGACACCACGATCGGCTGGCGGCTGGTCAACCCGCTGATGTGCAAGGGCTGGGGCGTCGACTCGATGCCGGAGACGGCGGAGAACGTCGCAGCCGAGTTCGGTGTGGACCGGGCCGCGCAGGACGCCTTCGCGTACCGGTCGCAGCAGCGGGCCGCCAAGGCGCAGGCCGACGGCCGGCTGGCCGAGGAGATCGTCCCGGTGACAGTGCCCGCGGGCAGGCGCGAGACCAAGCTGGTCGAGGCCGACGAGCACCCCCGCGAGACGTCGCTGGAGAAGCTCGCCGCGCTGCCCACCCCGTTCCGCGAGGGCGGCACGGTGACGGCCGGCAACTCCTCCGGCGTCAACGACGGCGCTGTCGCGCTGCTCGTCGCCTCCGCGGCCGCCGTCGAGCGCTACGGCCTCACCCCGCTGGCCCGGGTACGCGGCGCGGCGGCGGCCGGCGTACCGCCGCGGATCATGGGCATCGGCCCGGTCCCGGCCACCCGCAAGCTGCTCGACCGCGTCGGCCTGTCGCTCGCCGACGTGGACGTGATCGAGCTGAACGAGGCGTTCGCCGCGCAGTCCGTGGCGGTGCTGCGCGAGCTGGGCCTGCCGGAGGACGCCGAGCACGTCAACCCGGGCGGCGGGGCGATCGCGCTGGGCCACCCGCTCGGCGCCAGCGGCGCCCGGCTGGCGCTGACCGCCGCGCTGGAGCTGCGCCGCCGGGGCGGCCGGAGGGCGCTCGCGACCATGTGCATCGGCGTCGGCCAGGGCATCTCGCTGCTGCTGGAGTCGGCCGACTGACGGCGACCGGCAGCATCGCCGCCGGTGGATCTCCCATACCTGGCCGTACCGGCCTAGAGTGGTCTGCACCACACGACCCGCCAGCGACGGCGGCGACGACCTGGGGGACCGAGCGATGCAGACGCCGGACGGCGCGCCCACCGAGATCGACCTGAGCCGGCCGAGCGCCGCCCGGGTCTACGACTACTTCCTCGGTGGGGCCCACAACTTCGAGATCGACCGGCAGCTCGCCGAGCAGATCGCGGCCATGACACCGAACCTGGCCGCGACCATGCGCTCGGGCCGGGAGTTCCTGCGCCGGGCCGTACGGGTGCTGCTCGACGCCGGCATCGACCAGTTCCTCGACATCGGCTCCGGCATCCCCACCGTCGGCAACGTGCACGAGGTCGCCCAGGCCGCCAACCCGCAGGCCCGCATCGTGTACGTCGACATCGACCCGGTCGCCGTGGCGCACAGCCACGAGCTGCTCGCCGGCAACGAGCGGGCCACCGCGGTCCTGGCCGACCTGCGCGAGCCGAAGCTGATCCTGGACCACGCCCGGTCCAGCGGGCTGATCGACTTCGACCGGCCGCTGGGCATCCTGCTCGCCGGCGTGGTGCACTTCGTCCCGGACGCCGACCGCCCGGTCGACATCCTGGCCACCCTGCGGGCCGCCGCGGCGCCCGGCAGCTACCTGGTCATCTCCCACTCCACCTTCGAGGATCAGCCGCAGGAGATGCTCGACGCGCAGCGGCTGTCGGCGCGTACCGCCACCGAGATCACGCTGCGTTCCCGGGCCGAGATCACCGGCTTCTTCGGCGACTGGACGATCCTCGAACCCGGCGTGGTGCACATGCCGCTCTGGCGGCCCGAGTCACCGTCGGACGTGGACGAGCACCCGGAGCGGTTCGGCGCCTTCGGCGGCGTCGCCCGGCACGACCGCGCCGTCGGCTGATCCATGCGCGCCCCGGACATCGACGGGGGAGACGTCAGTCGGCCCGGCGCCGTCGCGTACGCCGCCGAGTGGGCTCGTGCGGTGCGCCGCATCGGATTCGTGCCGTTGACCGCGGCCGAGACCGAGCGCCTGCTGGTGCCACTCACCGAGCAGCTCGGCCAGGCCCTGCTCGCCCCCACCTTCTCCGCCCGGCCGGCGGAGGAGGTGGGGCGTGCCCTGGTCGAGGCGCACCTCACCGAGCCCGGCGTGCTCGACTGGTCGGTGCAGGCGCTCGGTGACCGGTTTCTGCCCTGGGTGCTGCCCGGCCGGGCGGAGTCGCCCGAGCTGCGCGAGCGGGTCGCGCTGCTGCAGGGCGCGTTCGCCGCCGGGTTCGCCCGCGCGTTGCGTGACCGGGTCTTCAGCCAGCAGGAGCGGATCTCCCGCTCCGCCTGGCAGGCGCGGGACACCGTCGAGCAGGCGCTGCGGGACAGCGAGGCCCGCTTCCGGGCCGTCTTCACCGGCGCCGCCATCGGCATCGGCATCGCCGGTGTGGACGGGCAGATCATCGAGGTCAACCAGTCCTTCGCCGACATGCTCGGCTATACAGTCGCGGAGATGCGGCGGATGAACGTGTCGGCGTTGGCCTATGCCGACGACGCGGCCGGCATGTGGGAGCTGTACAAGGAGCTGATCGAGGGCAAGCGGGACAGCGCCCGGGTGGAGAAGCGCTACTACCGCAAGGACGGCAGCGTGGTCTGGACCGACCTCGCCGTCTCGCTGATCCGGTACGACGACGGCCGGCCCCGGTTCACAGTCGCCATGGTCGAGGACATCACCGAGCGGTACGAGTTGCAGCAGCGGCTGCGTTTCCAGGCGCTGCACGACCCGCTCACCGGGCTGCCCAACCGGACGCTGTTCTTCGAGACGCTCAGCACGGTCTTCGACAGGGCGGGCGACGACCAGCGCGTCGGGCTCTGCTTCATCGACCTGGACGGCTTCAAGGCGATAAACGACAGCCTCGGCCACGACCTGGGCGACCGGCTGCTCAAGGTGATCGCCCGCAGGCTCAGCGACTGCGTGGCCGGGCGCGGTCACCTGGTGGCCCGCATGGGCGGCGACGAGTTCGTCATCCTGGTCGACTCCGACGGCGGCATCGACGACGCGGTGGAGGTCGCCGAGCTGGCCCTGGCCGCCGTATCCGCGCCGGTGCACGTCGCCGACCAGCAGCTCGCCGTGTCGGCGAGCATCGGCATCGTGGAGTGCCCGGCGGCGGAGACGAGCGTCGGTGACCTGATGAAGGCCGCCGACACCACGCTGTACTGGGCCAAGGCGGAGGGCCGGGGGCGCTGGGCGGTGTACGACCCGGAGCGCAGCGCCGCCGACATCGCCCGTTCGGCGCTGGCCGCCAATCTGCCCGCCGCGCTGGACCGGGACGAGTTCGTGCTGCACTACCAGCCGATCGTGTCGCTGCTGGACGGCACGATGGTGACGGTGGAGGCGCTGGTGCGCTGGCAGCACCCAGAGCTGGGCCTGATCGGGCCGGACCGGTTCATCGGGCTGGCCGAGGAGACCGGCCTGATCGTCCGGCTCGGCGCCTGGGTGCTGCGTCAGGCGTGCCGCGACGCCGAGTCGTGGCGGCGTGCGTACCCGGAGACGTCGCCGGTGGTCAGCGTCAACCTGGCCGCGCGGCAGGCGGACGACCCGGCCATCGTGGAGACGGTCGCCGAGGCGTTGCAGCACACCGGGCTGCCGGCCGAGCTGTTGCAGCTGGAGCTGACCGAGAGCGCGGTCATGGGCAGCGCCGGTGAGCCGCTGCGGACCCTGCACCAGCTCGCCGACCTGGGGCTGCGGCTGGCCATCGACGACTTCGGCACCGGCTACTCGAACCTGGCGTACCTGCGGCGGCTGCCGATCCACTGCGTGAAGCTGGCCGGCCCGTTTGTCGAGGGGATAAAGGGTGACGGGGACGCGGTCGCCGACCACCGGGACGAGCGGATCGTGGACGCGCTGGTCCGGCTGGCGCACGCGCTGGAGCTGTCGGTGACGGCCGAGGCGGTGGAGACCGAGGTGCAGGCCGAGCGGCTGCGGGCGCTGCGGTGCGACACCGGTCAGGGCCGCCTGTTCGGCGCCCCGATGCCCGCCGACGGCATCCGCACCCGCCTGGGCGGGTAAGGAAGGGCCCCCTAT
This genomic window contains:
- a CDS encoding DUF998 domain-containing protein, producing the protein MDGTEGTPRRIAAAFAAVCLAAGVGAVTVAVVAGPGPGLAGYVSESGITDSGYAAAYQIGIFSVAAALLLLAGALPAGLRAASGLLGVGAVATVVSGAVTCSEGCPLPPFEAATVADLVHGGASIVGAGAVVLAMLALLFAPAADRGLRRIAAYGAALALPVAGVVALALLLVGRGALLGLSERVLLAVAAVWGLVTAGYLAVRSFTADGPSIPARAGSNVSRR
- a CDS encoding glutathione S-transferase family protein encodes the protein MSGPQFSAETSGGGAFVRQPNRFTGRVTPHSTSPEGGGPDEQGRWPLEAGRYRLIWCRACPWAHRARIVRGLLGLDEVISLGTVDPIRDERGWRFALDPDGFDPVLGIGFLSEAYLSTDPDYTGRVTVPALVDTLTGRVVTNDYPQLTLDFSTEWRRLHAPDAPDLYPVELRPEMDALMAEIHRDVNNGVYRCGFATSQEAYDEAFTTLFARLDALSERLAGRRYLMGDAITEADVRLFTTLVRFDVAYHGHFKCNQSKLTEMPVLWAYARDLFQTPGFGETVDFDHIKRHYYATHDMINPTRIVPLGPDLSGWTTPHGRD
- a CDS encoding putative bifunctional diguanylate cyclase/phosphodiesterase yields the protein MRAPDIDGGDVSRPGAVAYAAEWARAVRRIGFVPLTAAETERLLVPLTEQLGQALLAPTFSARPAEEVGRALVEAHLTEPGVLDWSVQALGDRFLPWVLPGRAESPELRERVALLQGAFAAGFARALRDRVFSQQERISRSAWQARDTVEQALRDSEARFRAVFTGAAIGIGIAGVDGQIIEVNQSFADMLGYTVAEMRRMNVSALAYADDAAGMWELYKELIEGKRDSARVEKRYYRKDGSVVWTDLAVSLIRYDDGRPRFTVAMVEDITERYELQQRLRFQALHDPLTGLPNRTLFFETLSTVFDRAGDDQRVGLCFIDLDGFKAINDSLGHDLGDRLLKVIARRLSDCVAGRGHLVARMGGDEFVILVDSDGGIDDAVEVAELALAAVSAPVHVADQQLAVSASIGIVECPAAETSVGDLMKAADTTLYWAKAEGRGRWAVYDPERSAADIARSALAANLPAALDRDEFVLHYQPIVSLLDGTMVTVEALVRWQHPELGLIGPDRFIGLAEETGLIVRLGAWVLRQACRDAESWRRAYPETSPVVSVNLAARQADDPAIVETVAEALQHTGLPAELLQLELTESAVMGSAGEPLRTLHQLADLGLRLAIDDFGTGYSNLAYLRRLPIHCVKLAGPFVEGIKGDGDAVADHRDERIVDALVRLAHALELSVTAEAVETEVQAERLRALRCDTGQGRLFGAPMPADGIRTRLGG
- a CDS encoding dicarboxylate/amino acid:cation symporter, producing MRRIPFSVQILLGLVLGVALGFLARAADLTWLTSTLDTVGGLFVQLLKLAVPPLVFTAIVVSVVSLRGVANAARLAVKTLLWFAVTALIAVSIGIGLGLLTDPGRGVNLDPAGATAPKTTGSWIDFLTGIVPTNPVGAFVEGNVLQIVFLALVVGAAALLVGDPAEPFVALNRSLLSIVQKALWWVIRLAPIGTLGLIGNAVASYGWDLLAPLAKFTTAVYVGCALVLFVVYPVLLAVAGKLNPLRFFAGAWPAIELAFVSRSSVGTMPVTQRSVERLGVPREYASFAVPFGATTKMDGCAAIYPALAAIFVAQVFGVNLGVTDYLLIAFVSVVGSAATAGLTGAIVMLTLTLSTLGLPLAGAGLLLAIDPILDMIRTATNVAGQAVVPTIVAAREGTLDRAAYDSAGKRDLIEPAETGRLDPVPA
- a CDS encoding NADH:flavin oxidoreductase/NADH oxidase, which encodes MSALFTPLALRGVTLPNRIALAPMCQYSAGPDGLPTDWHRVHLGSRAVGGAGLVLTEATAVVPEGRISPQDTGLWSGAHVDAWRPVTAFVAAQGAVPAVQLAHAGFKASTYRPWAPARGGVPDAEGGWTPVGPGDEPFVPDYRTPTALEEAGIAAVVDAFATAAGRALDAGFAAVEIHAAHGYLLHEFLSPLTNRRTDGYGGDRAARMRLTLEVARAVRAAVGESVPVLTRISATDWTDGGWSIEDSVVLAGELAAAGVDLVDTSSGGAAARASIPVGPGYQVPLAARIRRDAGVPTGAVGLIVEPEQAEQIVAGGEADLVLLGRELLRDPYWPRRAAAKLGATPAWPDQYARAF
- the pcaF gene encoding 3-oxoadipyl-CoA thiolase codes for the protein MTVAYLVAGVRTPIGRYAGALAGVRPDDLAAHVVRELVARHQSVDWARTDDVILGCANQAGEDNRNVARMAALLAGLPEEVPGSTVNRLCGSGLDALASAARTITAGEADLVVAGGVESMSRAPFVMPKAATPYARTAEVYDTTIGWRLVNPLMCKGWGVDSMPETAENVAAEFGVDRAAQDAFAYRSQQRAAKAQADGRLAEEIVPVTVPAGRRETKLVEADEHPRETSLEKLAALPTPFREGGTVTAGNSSGVNDGAVALLVASAAAVERYGLTPLARVRGAAAAGVPPRIMGIGPVPATRKLLDRVGLSLADVDVIELNEAFAAQSVAVLRELGLPEDAEHVNPGGGAIALGHPLGASGARLALTAALELRRRGGRRALATMCIGVGQGISLLLESAD
- a CDS encoding SAM-dependent methyltransferase; amino-acid sequence: MQTPDGAPTEIDLSRPSAARVYDYFLGGAHNFEIDRQLAEQIAAMTPNLAATMRSGREFLRRAVRVLLDAGIDQFLDIGSGIPTVGNVHEVAQAANPQARIVYVDIDPVAVAHSHELLAGNERATAVLADLREPKLILDHARSSGLIDFDRPLGILLAGVVHFVPDADRPVDILATLRAAAAPGSYLVISHSTFEDQPQEMLDAQRLSARTATEITLRSRAEITGFFGDWTILEPGVVHMPLWRPESPSDVDEHPERFGAFGGVARHDRAVG